A window of Desulfonispora thiosulfatigenes DSM 11270 contains these coding sequences:
- a CDS encoding DUF421 domain-containing protein has translation MELAWIWKSILIVVVGTVLLRLAGRKSIAQMTVAQTIIMIAIGSLLIQPVSGKSIWTTFAVAALLIATLLLMEYSQLKFNLLEKFFTGKSKIIIDNGVLQEETLKKLRLTVDQLEMQLRQNNVTKIENVKMATLEPNGKIGFVLKEDAQPATKEDIQKLYNLINTTMNANSMQLNHNAQVKQDTIFTELKQENHHLPEKLQ, from the coding sequence ATGGAATTGGCTTGGATATGGAAATCTATTTTAATTGTTGTTGTAGGTACAGTTCTTTTACGACTAGCAGGCAGAAAATCAATTGCACAGATGACAGTGGCTCAAACTATTATTATGATAGCGATTGGTTCATTACTTATTCAACCTGTAAGTGGAAAAAGTATCTGGACGACCTTTGCAGTAGCAGCACTTTTAATAGCTACTTTATTATTAATGGAGTATTCACAGCTTAAATTTAATCTACTAGAAAAATTCTTTACAGGTAAATCAAAGATTATTATTGATAATGGGGTTTTACAAGAGGAGACTTTAAAAAAATTAAGATTAACTGTTGATCAACTTGAAATGCAATTAAGACAAAATAATGTAACTAAAATTGAAAATGTCAAAATGGCTACTTTAGAACCAAATGGAAAGATAGGGTTTGTTTTAAAAGAAGATGCTCAACCAGCAACAAAAGAAGATATTCAAAAGCTATATAATTTAATTAATACAACAATGAATGCAAACAGTATGCAATTAAATCATAATGCTCAGGTAAAACAAGATACCATTTTTACAGAATTAAAACAAGAAAACCATCATCTTCCTGAAAAACTCCAATAA
- a CDS encoding YbgA family protein: MQNFHKPNIVISNCIEHEACRYDGSMIKNSFIEKLKSHVNFSTVCPEVGIGLPIPRDTLRVVNIDDIEKIVISKTGEDVTEKMKQFSDDFINNLNNDEIDGFILKGKSPSCGIKDVKVYTSTEKGPALPKKSSGIFANIALDKYPNILVENEGRLTNYNIREHFLTRIFTQAMFREIKKKKSMKDLIDFHSNNKYLLMAYSPGNLKTLGKLVANNDKNEIGQILREYEFYLNKALSMVLKPMRNVNMLLHLFGYFSKELSSNEKAFFLDKLEKYSAKQVPLSVPVAIINSWVMRFNNEYLANQTIFEPFPSELIEVTDSGKGL; encoded by the coding sequence ATGCAAAATTTTCATAAGCCAAATATTGTTATCAGCAATTGTATAGAACATGAGGCTTGTAGATATGATGGATCCATGATTAAAAACTCTTTTATTGAAAAATTAAAATCTCATGTTAATTTCAGTACAGTTTGTCCAGAGGTAGGTATAGGGTTACCAATTCCCAGAGACACTTTAAGGGTTGTCAATATAGATGATATTGAAAAAATAGTTATTTCCAAAACAGGTGAAGATGTTACTGAAAAAATGAAACAGTTTTCGGATGATTTTATAAATAATCTAAATAATGATGAAATAGATGGATTTATTTTAAAAGGAAAATCTCCATCTTGCGGAATAAAGGATGTCAAAGTATATACAAGTACAGAAAAAGGGCCAGCTTTACCTAAAAAATCAAGTGGAATATTTGCTAATATAGCCTTAGATAAATACCCGAATATATTAGTGGAAAATGAAGGAAGACTAACAAATTATAATATACGAGAACATTTTTTAACAAGAATATTTACGCAAGCTATGTTTAGAGAGATTAAAAAGAAAAAAAGCATGAAAGATTTGATTGATTTTCATAGTAATAATAAATACTTATTAATGGCATATAGTCCAGGTAATTTAAAAACTCTAGGTAAGTTAGTTGCTAATAATGACAAAAATGAAATAGGTCAAATTTTAAGAGAATATGAATTTTATTTAAATAAGGCATTATCTATGGTCCTAAAACCGATGCGTAATGTTAATATGCTTTTGCATTTATTTGGTTACTTTTCTAAAGAACTATCAAGTAATGAAAAGGCCTTTTTCCTAGATAAGTTAGAAAAATACAGCGCAAAACAAGTACCTCTGTCAGTCCCTGTAGCAATTATAAATTCCTGGGTGATGAGATTTAATAATGAATATTTAGCAAATCAAACTATTTTTGAACCCTTTCCAAGTGAGTTGATTGAAGTAACAGATTCTGGTAAAGGTTTATAA
- a CDS encoding manganese catalase family protein — protein sequence MWIYEKKLQYPVRVETKDLKMAKFLIAQYGGPDGELSAALRYLSQRYTMPTGKSKALLTDIGTEELAHVEMIATMVYKLTRDATPAELKAAGLGADYTLHGNAIYPSDPNGVPWTAAYIQSTGDPITNLYENMAAEQKARTVYENLIKLTDDNGIKDTLRFLREREVVHFQRFGEALNDTYEWKETKKYH from the coding sequence ATGTGGATTTATGAAAAAAAATTGCAATATCCAGTACGTGTTGAAACTAAAGACTTAAAAATGGCTAAATTTTTAATAGCACAATATGGAGGTCCAGATGGTGAATTAAGTGCAGCACTACGCTATTTATCTCAAAGATATACTATGCCTACTGGTAAGTCTAAAGCTTTACTAACTGATATAGGTACAGAAGAATTAGCCCATGTGGAAATGATTGCTACAATGGTCTATAAATTAACGAGGGATGCTACTCCTGCTGAGCTGAAAGCAGCTGGTTTAGGTGCTGATTATACCTTACATGGTAATGCTATTTATCCTTCTGATCCTAATGGAGTACCATGGACAGCGGCTTATATACAGTCTACTGGAGATCCTATAACAAATTTATATGAAAATATGGCTGCAGAGCAAAAAGCTAGAACAGTGTATGAAAATTTGATTAAATTGACAGATGACAATGGAATTAAAGATACTCTAAGATTTTTACGAGAAAGAGAAGTAGTTCACTTTCAGCGTTTTGGGGAAGCTCTAAATGACACTTACGAATGGAAAGAGACAAAGAAATATCATTAA